The Populus nigra chromosome 19, ddPopNigr1.1, whole genome shotgun sequence genome includes a window with the following:
- the LOC133680634 gene encoding protein RETICULATA-RELATED 4, chloroplastic-like has protein sequence MAIAACFFTASIPNNTNPKLINLRSFNPSSSLHLHLRLPLPPLSSPLRHQHNNHRLPLFIPCSSGGDGGINHHPPPSGGGGGDNSDDNSHNGDGDSAEDKNRGEAMVVLAEAKRSLESFPKDLAAAIQAGKIPGSVVSRFLELEESRFFGWLMQFDGFRERLLADDLFMAKVGMECFVGMFTKTAAEYERRRENFFNELEVVFADVVMAIIADFMLVYLPAPTVSLRPPLAGNAGSIAKFLHNCPDNAFQVALAGTSYSLLQRLGAIARNGAKLFAVGTASSLVGTAVTNALINARKAVDKSATVEVENVPIVSTSVAYGVYMAVSSNLRYQILAGVIEQRILEPMLHQHKIMLSALSFAVRTGNTFLGSLLWVDYARMIGIQKAQEEHKELTD, from the exons ATGGCAATCGCCGCCTGCTTCTTCACCGCCTCTATACCTAACAATACAAACCCCAAGCTCATCAATCTCCGTTCATTTAACCCCTCCTCCTCTCTCCATCTCCATCTCCGCCTCCCCCTTCCTCCCCTCTCCTCCCCCCTCCGCCACCAGCACAACAACCACCGCCTCCCTCTCTTCATCCCATGCTCTTCTGGTGGAGATGGAGGCATCAACCACCACCCCCCTCCCTCAGGGGGTGGCGGGGGAGATAACAGTGACGACAACAGCCATAATGGCGATGGTGATAGTGCGGAGGATAAGAATAGGGGGGAGGCGATGGTGGTGTTGGCGGAGGCGAAGCGCTCTTTGGAGAGTTTTCCGAAGGATTTAGCGGCGGCGATCCAGGCCGGGAAGATACCAGGGTCAGTGGTTTCGAGGTTTCTGGAGCTTGAAGAGTCACGGTTTTTCGGGTGGTTGATGCAGTTTGATGGGTTTAGGGAGAGGCTGTTGGCTGATGATCTGTTTATGGCTAAAGTTGGGATGGAATGTTTTGTTGGTATGTTCACTAAG actgCTGCAGAGTATGAGCGTCGGAGAGAGAATTTTTTCAACGAGCTGGAAGTTGTTTTTGCTGATGTG gtGATGGCCATAATTGCAGATTTCATGCTTGTTTATCTTCCTGCTCCCACGGTGTCTCTCCGACCACCACTAGCAGGAAATGCTGGATCTATTGCAAAGTTCTTACACAACTGCCCTGATAATGCATTCCAG GTTGCTCTTGCTGGAACTTCCTATTCACTGTTACAGAGATTAGGGGCTATAGCG CGCAATGGAGCAAAGCTTTTTGCTGTTGGCACTGCCTCATCACTA GTTGGTACTGCTGTGACAAATGCCTTGATCAATGCACGGAAAGCTGTGGATAAGTCTGCTACCGTTGAAGTTGAAAATGTGCCTATAGTATCTACCAGTGTTGCTTATGGTGTCTACATGGCAGTTTCTAGCAACCTCAG GTATCAAATACTAGCTGGTGTTATCGAACAGCGCATTTTGGAACCTATGCTACATCAGCACAAGATCATGCTCAGTGCACTTAGTTTCGCTGTTCGAACAGGCAACACATTCCTGGGTTCATTATT GTGGGTGGACTATGCTCGCATGATAGGAATCCAAAAGGCTCAGGAGGAGCATAAGGAATTGACTGATTAG
- the LOC133679719 gene encoding LOW QUALITY PROTEIN: phospholipase A1-Igamma3, chloroplastic (The sequence of the model RefSeq protein was modified relative to this genomic sequence to represent the inferred CDS: deleted 1 base in 1 codon) — MASLLLAFSTQKRTPPPLSKGLLPRYNLSRPKSLFLLNKPFSPNSTTLKIRGSSVSSALTPQLNETLVNQEDERPLSEIWKEIQGCNDWEGLLDPMNSHLRKEIIRYGEFAQASYDSFDFDPHSKYCGSCKYRGAQFFEKLDMQGHVNYQISRYLYATSNINLPNFFQKSRLSRVWSTHANWMGYVAVTTNEEEIKRLGRRDIVVAWRGTVTYLEWIYDLKDILCVANFTNDPSIKIELGFYDLYTKKENSCKYCTFSAREQVLAEIKRLLDYYRGEEISITITGHSLGAALATLSAYDIAEMRLNYMDDGEYRTRIPITVYSFSVLVWEILNSRNGAMSSGLSYAHVGVELALDHTHSPFLKPTKDLGCAHNLEAHLHLVDGYHGKGQRFCLATKRDIALVNKSCDFLRREYGVPPYWRQDENKGMVRNADGRWVLPERPRADAHPADTAHHVEQVLKNIAGSSQMEAL; from the exons ATGGCTTCACTGCTTTTGGCTTTCAGCACCCAGAAAAGAACTCCACCACCTCTCTCTAAAGGTCTCTTGCCAAGATACAACCTCAGTAGACCTAAATCTCTCTTTCTTCTGAACAAACCCTTTTCACCAAATTCTACAACTCTCAAGATCAGAGGCTCATCTGTATCAAGTGCTTTAACTCCACAACTAAACGAAACCCTAGTTAATCAAGAAGACGAGAGGCCTCTTAGCGAAATTTGGAAGGAAATTCAAGGCTGCAATGACTGGGAAGGACTACTGGACCCAATGAATTCCCATCTCCGCAAAGAAATCATTCGTTATGGAGAATTTGCACAAGCATCCTACGATTCTTTCGATTTTGATCCTCACTCTAAGTATTGTGGCTCATGCAAATACCGAGGAGCTCAGTTCTTTGAAAAGTTGGATATGCAAGGCCATGTTAATTACCAAATAAGCAGATACCTCTATGCAACTTCAAATATTAACCTGccaaatttctttcaaaaatccAGGCTAAGCAGAGTTTGGAGCACACATGCGAACTGGATGGGGTACGTTGCTGTCACGACAAATGAAGAAGAGATCAAACGGCTAGGGAGGCGCGACATAGTCGTTGCATGGAGAGGCACAGTCACATATCTAGAATGGATTTATGATCTCAAAGATATCCTTTGCGTGGCCAATTTCACTAATGATCCATCCATCAAGATTGAGTTGGGTTTTTATGATTTGTATACCAAGAAAGAGAATTCTTGCAAGTACTGCACATTCTCAGCTCGCGAACAAGTTTTGGCTGAGATTAAGCGGCTTCTTGATTACTATAGAGGTGAAGAAATTAGTATTACCATCACGGGGCACAGCCTCGGGGCAGCTTTGGCTACTTTAAGTGCTTATGATATTGCAGAGATGAGACTTAATTACATGGATGATGGAGAGTATAGGACTAGAATTCCTATCACGGTCTACTCTTTCTCG GTCCTCGTGTGGGAAATCTTAAATTCAAGGAACGGTGCGATGAGCTCGGGGTTAAG CTACGCGCATGTTGGGGTGGAACTTGCATTGGATCACACCCATAGCCCATTTCTAAAGCCTACTAAAGATCTCGGTTGCGCACATAATCTTGAAGCTCATTTACACTTGGTGGATGGCTACCATGGCAAAGGCCAGCGATTTTGCTTGGCGACAAAAAGGGATATCGCCCTTGTTAACAAAAGTTGCGACTTCTTGAGGAGGGAGTACGGGGTGCCACCGTATTGGCGGCAAGATGAGAACAAAGGGATGGTGAGAAATGCTGACGGCCGGTGGGTTTTGCCAGAGAGGCCCAGAGCGGACGCTCATCCAGCAGATACGGCACATCACGTTGAACAAGTGCTCAAGAATATCGCTGGTTCTTCTCAGATGGAGGCTCTATAA